The Nicotiana tomentosiformis chromosome 9, ASM39032v3, whole genome shotgun sequence genome contains the following window.
ctagtccgaaaagcagtcttcggaatatccgaataccgaatcttcaactgatggtaccccgatctcaagtcgatcttagagaacaccctagcacgcTGCAATTTGTCAAATAGATTATCAATatgcgacaacgggtacttgttcttaatagtgactttgttcaattggtgataatcaatacatatctgcattgttccatcattcttcttcacaaataatatcggtgcaccccaaggcgatacactcggtctgataaaccctttggctagtaactcctcaagttgttctttcaattctttcggagctatGCGATactgtgggatagatataggcttggtatctagagccaagtcaatacagaaatcaatatcatgatcatgtggcatacctggaagatctgaaggaaatacatcagggaactcccgaactacaggcactgaatcaatagccggagtctctgcagtagtatcccgaacataggctagataagccaaacaacccttctcaaccatgtgttaagcctttataaaagaaataactcgattaaatgaactaacagacgaacccttctattccagcttaggcaatgctggaatagccaaggtaacagtcttggcatgacaatctagaataacatgatatggagataatcagtccatgcccagaataatttcaaaatcggtcatctcaagcaataggagatctgctctagtttcataccacaaaatgtaataatacaggaccggtagatccggttcacaacaacagaatcacccacaggagtggacacataaacaaaagtactcaaggactcacgagaaacaccctggaatggagcaaatatagatgacacatatgaatacatagatcctggatcaaataatactgaggcatctttgccgcaaacagaaataatacatgtaatcacggcatctgaggcctctgcatctggtctggctggaaaagcatagaaccgagctggagcgccaacagGCTGGCCTCCgcttggctgacctccacctctaggatgacccttacccacctgtcctccacctatTGGTGGTCGGACAACTGATGGATCAACTGGTCCGataatcataggctgatgaccttgttgcactagtttaccccaAAGCCTGGGAAGAATCTTTGTATGTGACTGGGGTCCCCGGACTCCTAATAACTCTTCGGTACGATGGGCTGCTAACTAAGAGTCTAGCCCtcgggaactgaatacccactgggaggaccctgaataactggtgggtgaaaagaactctctggtataacactgagatagggtcgcattggagcacctcgaggaggtggtggtgttgGATATGGGGGCATGCTCGACTGCCCTCTCACCAACTGACCTCTGCCCTCAGACGGAGCACCTCCGAACTCTCCAGAATActtaaaccgcttatctctcataacctgctttcggctccactgacgtacaccctcaatcctgcgggctatctccacgactagctcataagaagtacccatctcaacctctctagccatagtggcatgaatgccagtatgtaaatcCGCAACAAACCTTCGCattctctctgcctcagtagggagtatcataagtgcatggcgagataactcagaaaacctcgcctcataatcggtcactgacatctgaccctgctagagctgctcaaactgaaacctcaactcttccctctgggagggtggaatatacctgtccaggaagatacgggtgaaccagtcccaagtcatgggaggagaatttgctggtctgccaagaacataagactgccaccatctacgggctctgccctctagctgaaaagtagcaaagtctaccccatgagactccaatatcctcatgttgtatagtctatccttgtaccgatcaatgaaatcctggggatcctcatgtcgcttacccccaaagataggaggatgtagtctagtccatctgtccaatagtttctgaggaccaatggctgcagctggcctgggctcaggtgtagttgCTGCcattggctgggctccacccacgggtagtgcaccctgggtctgatatacaacagctgcctgtctatgagcctgtgcagtaggggtctgtgctcccccgcccgcctgggatgtggttgggtctgccgaaaataaaccggcctgagtcatattttccatgaaccgcagcatatgaCCCACAACaccctggaatcccggtgcagatgtgaaatccaccggagctggctctaccacaggtacctcaccctgttcctcaataatgggattctctgctggacccactggcggcataactggaacaactctgggacatcctcgccctctaacaattcacaatatatatatatatatatatatatatatatatatatatatatatatatatatatatatatatatatatatatatatatatcaaataatattaattaaataaaaaatataatttacacaagtaatttatgctttgagtcctaaactacccggactttagcattaatagtagctacgacggactctcatcacctcatgcgtacgtagcccccacaattagcaacagttattactttaattacctatggggtaatttccccctcacaagattagacaagagacttacctcgtcttgctccaatttaattcactagtaggccttttcctcaattatccaactttgattggctcgaatctaacaaaaaataattcgatacagtcaacaaaaattatagaatcaatttcataaaaaaatactacattttcaataaaaatttcgaaattaattaaaagttcgtccgtggggcccacgtctcagaatctgtcaaaagttataaaatccgataacctattcaattatgagtccaaacataccagtttcactcaaatccgactccgaatcgatactgaaatctctaaattttgtttctatgagatttcaaaaatttcccaaatttcaatcttaaAACACTTATTAaatagtgaaaacaatgatatattcgtgtatattgaccaaatccgagttagaatcacttaccccgatgtctttccttaaaaatctatcaaaaatcgtctctgctcaagctccaatttgtcaaaaatagcgaatgggacgaatgccctcctttataattctgcctaggcagccctcgatcatgacctcgatcctcggcctcgattgtggttcgatcatggcctcgatcgtggctttgaCTGTGGCATCGATCCTTGGCCTCCATCGTGGCTTCggtcatggccctcgatcctcggcctcgatcgtggctttgatcatggccctcgagcctttgccttcgatcatgaccctcgagccctgccttcgatcatgaccctcgatcatggactcgatcttgggtctcgatcctgggccttgatcttgggctcgatcacaagccagaatttccagcagaagagaaaaattgcagcagctgttttaagtccaacttttgatccgttatccatccgaaactcacccgaggccctcgggacctcaaccaaatataccaacaagtcctaaaacatcatacgaacttatttgaaacttcaaatcacataaaacgacgctaaaatcacgaatcatgctccaattcaagcttaatgaaacttaaaattttcaacttctacattcgatgtcgaaacctatcaaatcaagtccgattgatctcaaattttgcacacaagtcataaaatgacataacagagctataaaaactttcagaactggattccgactccgatatcataaagtcaactccccggtcaaacttcaaaacttaaattcctattttagccatttcaagcctaatttaactacggactttcaaataaaatttcgaacacgctcctaagtccaaaatcaccatacgaagctgttagaattgtcaaaattctattccgaggtcgttttctcaaaatattggccgaagtcaaacttggccttttaaagccaacttaaggaaccaaatgttccgatttcaacccaaacactttcaaatcctgaaccaaccattttcgcaagtcataaatcattaaaaacacatacagaaagttttattttagggaacgggattctaaaagtcaaaatgaccggttgggtcattgcATCTATGTTATATTAAAGGAGGTAATAAGCAAGGacattaaatctaaaaataaacTAATAAAAAATTTATATGATAGTGCAATCATAGTGAgcaataaataaatcaataacgataaagaaacagaagaagaaaaaatggcATAAAATATgaaatgataatatgtattagaATTTCAAATCAGAAAGCGTTTTTGAGTTGTAATGACAAAAATCATACATATCTAAAATATCACATAACTTAAATCTTAATAGACaaagtcaaaattcaaaaatattaggTAATGAAAGAATATCAAGCAATAAAGCATAGTGTTAAaagataattaattttaataattaaatcttaaaaattaaaattataataagACGTCAAATGAGAAGTAAAACTTAATTTTTAGGCATATAATACAAAAATaccaattatttaaaaaaattagtaGAACGTCATAATAACAAATAAAATGAGATAAGTAACAGAAATATTAAGACAAGTAACAAGCTAATAAAATGTCATAATAACaaataaaatattactaaatatTGTAGATTATGTAATAAAGAAAAGTGAGGAACTGAAAAATTATTCGATGAATATGAATCTTTTTCTAATTTCATCCGATTTTCTTATTAGTCATGTTtcattgaataagaaaaagaaaattaaaatttaattcaAGCAATATGATATAATATGGTCAAACAAATTAGATCACACAACATGATTTATATTCTCCGCGCATCGCGCGGGTGCTATACTAGTCtgtatattattaaaaggagaggaaaaagccCTCTCCTTAAGCTAAGTGGTAGCCTAGAAAAAAAGgcacatggcataagtagttaataattagttattgtttattatttttgaattggAATACCTATAaaataataacataataaaataaaatattttataataaaaaacgaaaattaaaaaaataaaattgtgcCTTCAAATTGGAGAATAGTCTCAAGTtggattttttaaattatttaaaaataataaaactaaaattacaaaaaataaaaaaatatatcttctattatattacaaaaaagATAGTATATTAAaaaaagtaatatgctaataaaaatttctattaacaatgtaaaaatactaaataCTGGATaagtaaaataaagtaaaatatagaATAAAAAAGTTATTTAATTACTATAcaagtctctttaatttaatagagattttattcattaaaattcagacaatattattgagaaagttagaataaaatttaaaataaaaaaatattttaagagtaataaaaaaataaaaaatatatatatatatatattctattatattacaaaaaatatagtagacaaaaatattaaacaaagtaatatgctaataaaaatttctattaacaatgcatttatattaaatattgaataatataataaatcaaaatacataacaaaaaatttattcaatgactatataagtctctttaatttaatagagattttattcattaaaattcaaataatattattgacaacaacataataaaatttaaaataaaaaatatttcaagattaataaaatatatttcttcTCCTATATAACAAAAAGAAAGCgagcagacaaaaatattaaacaaagtaatttgctaataaaaatttctattaacaatgtaaaaatactTAACATTGGATAATAGAaacaaaaaaattattcaatgactatataagtccctttaatttaatatagattttattattgggtatatcatattgacaaataaaatgacaattaaaatttattaaaataatataatttaatatGTTCAAATTAGCCCGATCACAATTTATTTTAGTTAAATTGACCGCGTATCGCGCGGGTACGATTACTAGTatgtaataacaataataataatatcaaacattacTTCCCAAGTAAAGAAGAATGAATATGTCTAACCAAGGGTATTTTAGGTACTTCAGTAAATTTATTTAGAAGATTGTCCGTGTGTTAAAACCTCACTAAAACCCTCTGCTGTTTCTTCCTTCTTCTCCCTGGCTAAAGGGGGAGAGCGAAATGACCCTCTCTCGTCTTCTTTTACCTAGATTACGATCAAGAATCAACATTTTAGGTAATTTATCAAATATCCATTTTGAATTAGATGtcttttttctctcattttttgcTTCATAATGTTGATTTTTGTGTTGTGTtctgttgggggggggggggggttgaaagAAGTGATTCTTTCACTTGTATTTATTAAAAAATGGGGCTTATTTTCTATTATAGAATTAGGGAGATGAATAGGTAGTTTACTAGAAAcccattttgaaaaaaaaatcttttctCATTTTCCCCTCATAATGTTGTTACTGGTTCTTGTATATATATAGTGTTGGGTTGGGGGTTGAAAGAAGTGAATTTGTTACTTGTATTTATTGGGAATTGGACTTTATTGCTATTTATAGAATTAGGCAGATGAATAGGTAGTTTATCAGATACCCATTAGGAAATATATGTTTTTCTCTCTCTCATTTAGCCTCAAAATGTTGTTTCCTGAATTTTTATTTTAGGTTTTGGTGGTATGGGTTGAGGGGTATTGATAATTCCACTTGTATTTGTTAATGAACTTCTTTGCTATTTACAGTTTGTGGGAAAATGTCTTTTTTCTTTTATCGTTTTGGCCTAAAAAATGTTGTTCCTTGATTCTTTGAATCGAGGTgtgtgtggggggagggggggggggggctacTATTTTTCACTTGTATGTATTAATGGGCCTAGTTGCTATTTACAGAATGTAGAAGATGGTGTTCTTCAGTGAATAATAAAGGCGAAATTTCGCAGTCATTAAAGACATCAGAAGTGGCGGAGCAGCAGAATGCCATGGCTGTGGAGATATTTGAAAAGAAGTAAGATTTCTTAAATAGAAAGACTATAAGTCTTTAACTTCATTTTGAGCTTAAGTACTTGGTTGAAATTTGATGATCATATTGGTGAGGTCCTAAAAAATTTAGTTGCTTATTATGTATGAATTTGTAAGATTATGGGCTTCGTAGTTTTGGTAGTATGACGTGAAGTTGATTTATGGAACCTGTTACACAAAAAATATTGATGTATGATAGTACGAAATCACTACCCTGCGCTCAAAACTGATAGAGGTCAACATACAAAGAAAATCATAGATTAGAGTAAAAGAAAGAAAGTGTTGCACATTAAAGTTCACCGTACACATGCTTGCAGTTTGTTTATTGAATAATATTATGGAAAATGTTGAAGAAAAGGGTAACCATATTTTGAAAAAACGATAAAATAAAATTGTGGAAGATTATGCATTGTTCCATGAGGAAAAAAACCCTATGCAAATCTGACTATTTACATTAAAATTTCATAGGTCATAAAAATTAGAATGAATATTAAAGTATAAACCTTGATTGATTTGAAGCCATTGTGAGTTATATCTGAAGTGATATAATACAGAAAAATGACCAATAGAAGTTCCCACATAGATAATTAAACCATGGCAAAGATTTGGACCTAGCCAAATTTGAAGAGTAGATCTTTAGTGGTGGCCTTCGCAAAGAATAGAGTCAGAAATCATAAACCAAGACTGGAAAACGATGatataaagaaaacaaaaaacaaGCTTTGGCGGATTACTAAAAAACAATTGAAGACACACTGAAGAAATTAAGAAATGAAAAATAGTGCTGCTGATCACATTGCAttacactttaaaatatttttctctatGATGCTGAGATTTTCCAACAAAAGCTTCCCTTCACGTTCAAATGAGACAAATTCACTGAATTAAGGATTTTAGATGCTTGTAATGATGCCTCATGTCGGTAATATAGTGACAATTTCAACCAAGTACATAAGGATATGTTATGATACTAGGAATAAAGAATAGGAGGCTATATTAGAATTTGCATTATTATTATTTGATAAATAATTTTGCCTTAGCTTATGATTTAGTTTTAGTTAATACCTACTTTAAAAAATGGTTTCACACTTTTGTGTCTGATAGAAAAATAGATGGTATCACACTTGATAACATTTAAGAATAGAGGTATGCACAACCCAATAGACTTCTTCTTACTAGAGAGGTGATGGGGCTAGATGTATGTATTGTAAGGTTGCATAACCACCCAACATGGACGGGTAGTCCTGGAAGTAAAGAGAAGGATGGAGCGTAAAGAAAGAAGAATTACATGCAACGAAGAGTTCATAGGTGGACATGAAAAGATATAGACCAATTAGCACTTCAGGACAGTTGAAAACGGGAGCATAAGACTTGGGACAAGCAGTTGAAAGAGGGAGCATAAGACTAGGGACAACCAGTTGCAAGAGGAAGGCGAGCAGGCGGGCAAATATAACAATGGAAGGAAGTGATAAGTTATTGTAAGAAAATAACAAGTGATGATCTGGGCCGTTTAAAGGTCTAGGACATTGACATAAGAGTTGTGGTGGTAGTATAAGGAGGTAGAAAGAACTATTAAAGCAAAAAGAGCTTAGTATAGAAAGTTACCAAACACAAGAGGCTGAAGCCGTTTGAAGACTATAAGAAAGCTAATAGAGAATTTGAGAAGCTTATTAGCAAATTCGGATGTAAAAACTCTAGATGATTTGTACCAAAAGCTAGAGATGCAAAGTAGTGGAAAGCTGCTAAATGAGTGCAGAAAAAGTACCCTAGttttggtatatataataataaaggaGATATCACAATTATGCGAAATATAATAGTATTAAGCTTATGGGTCATACAATGGAATCTTGGAAAAGAGTGATAGAGCGTAGACTAGACTTAAAGACACCACAAGGTTTACAGGATCAATTTGGAGAATTGCAATAGATAACGGAGAGGAAGTTCTTCATATAATATTCATGGACCTAAAAAACATTATAGAGTTCTAAGAAAATCTTTTGGTAGGTGTTAGAGATGAGAGGAGTTGATACTTGTATATAACTGTAATAAATGATATCTGCGAAGGAGCCATCACAAGTGCCTGTACAGTGGAAGGAGATATAGTTCAGTTATCCTTAACCATGGGTTACACTAGGGATATTCAGGTTGAAGTTTCAGGGTGCATCCTTTTTGTAGATAATATTGTGTTAAATTGGTGAAACTAGCGAGGGAGTCAACTAAAAGTTGAGCTATGGATAAAGCGACCTACTAATGGTTTAAGATATTGAGAAGTAACACAAGAGTACCGTTTGAGTGGAGGCTTATGGAGGAGTATTATGAAGGGGTGGGAAGATTTTAGTGGCCATGTTTCCTTTAGGGTTGGGGACGGAAGCCAGATTAATTTTTGGGTGCATAAGTGGTGCGGGGAGAACGAGTTGAGGGAAGCTTTCCCTAACTTATATAGAGTATCTTGCCAGAGAGAGATGGCGGTCCAACAAATTTGTAGGTCCCACAGAGGGGTGCTTCATTGGGATTTGAGATTTAGGAGGAACCTACAGGATTGGGAGATGGAAGAATTTCACAATCTAGTTGAGTTATTGTATGGGTTGGATACACCGAATAATGTATCGGATGTATGGAGATGGCAGGAGAGTAAAAATGGATTATTCACGGTTAAATCTTATTATAAGAGGTTATTAGTGAGAGAGGAACAAGTTTTCCCTCATTACTCTATTTGGATTCCCAGAGCACCAAGAAAGGTGTGTTTCTTTGTGTGGTTGGCGGCGAGGGGAGCGATTTTGACAGCGGAAAATCTGAGAAAGAGAAGGATCACCTATGTTAGTTGGTGCTTCATGTGCAAAAGCTCGGGCGAAGATGTAAATCATCTCCTATTGCATTGTAAAGTGGCTAATCGGTTGTGGAGAGTGATCCTTAATTTGTTTGGGGTGTAATGGGCGATGTCGGGTATAGTGAAGGAGGCGTTGCATAGTTGGGTTCACCTGAGTGGAAAGAGAAGTCCGAGGGCATGGAGTGTCGCTCCCTTAGCAATCATGTGGGTGATATGGAAAGAGAGAAATAGGAGGGCTTTTGAAGGGGTGTAACAAGATTTTGTGAAATTGCAAAGTAGTTTCTTGTTCCTAGTTTCTTTTTGGTGTAGTCATGAGGTCCCTATTTGTTTAGAGGATTGGATCTCTTTTGTTGAGAACTTTATTTTGTGTaggttctctttttttttttttggtatacGGCTTGTATACGGGGTTAGTCCCCAAttgttaataaaattatttaccttataaaaaataaaagaagtaacaCAAGATATATGCAATGCATGTTTAGTTTTCGCAGAAGAATGAAGTTGAAATGAGATTAGACTGGACAGTAGTTATCAAAAAAGATTAGATGGGATTGTGATGCCTAAATATAGACAATTCAAATATTTAGGCTCATTGTTGAAGGGGAATTATATGGGAGATAAATATGTAGCACGTATAATTGAAATATGATAGTTAAAATGGATGTGTGTTATTGGAGTGCTACGTGATAAAAAGGCACCTATCAGAGCATCCAAGGGTGTGTCCTAGCGGTCAATGAAGTGAGTTGAGAACGTGAAGTCTCAGGTTCGAATCCCAGCAGAGAcaaaaaatactaggtgatttttTCTCATTTGTCCAAGTCTTGGTGGATAGAGTCATCTGGTACCTATTGTTGGTGGGAGATAGTAGGTAtctcgtggaattagtcgaggtgcgcgctAGCTGGCCCAGATACCACGATTATTAAAAAAAAGCGCACCTACTAGAGTAAGTGGCAAGTTTTATGGAATGGTTGTGAGATTAATAATGTTATATTAGAGGGAATGTTGGGCTTTTATAGCCCAATATTCACAAGATGAGTGTCATACAAATAGGATGATAAGGGACATGTGGTCATACAAGATTAGAAATAATCACATTTGAGGTAGATGGTACAAGGAGAACAAAGATGATAAATGAGAGAGATGGTTTGACCATGTCCGACGTATACCTCTAGATGCATTGGTACGTCATTATAACATTGCGACGTCTGAAGGTGTTTAGATTAAGAACAAggtagacctaaaatcacatggAGGATAGTTGTCTCAAGGATCTGTAATCTCTTCGCGTCTATGTGGATTTAGCTAATATAAGAAAAAAGTTTCATATAAGCACTGCTAACTTATTGTGATGAGGGTTACTAGTGTTAGTACACCTATAAAAGGTATGGTGTTGGAAAAAAAGTCTGGTGTCAATCTGTTTAGATATTTGTAGCTCAGGACGATCTTCCTTCAGGTCTACATGCTACTAATCTGTTTAGATATTTGTAGCTCAGGACGATCTTCTTTCAGGTATACATGCTACAAAGTGATGTGTTGTCGTAAATGCACGGTGGAGTTCGTTACGATGATGTGTTGCAGTATAACTGTGAACATGAGTGTTAGGTATCAAAAGTATCGACAgtgccattttcttatggaaaaCTAAGTTATAAATACTGATAAAAAAAAAGTTAGTAGGTGAATTGGGGTTGATAGCAGTGTTCCAAGATGTGAAATGCATATCATGCTTAGTAATGGACTAATTTCATGCAGATTAATTGCTTCTTCACTTCTTTGGCTTACCCATTGTCTGTAGTAATGTCAATGTCTCAATTATAGGGTgcttcttttcttatttcttctttttcctcTCCGTTTCTCTTATTTCTTCTGTTTGAGCCAGTTTGTATCTGGTTTTTTAGTTTCGTAACAATTAGAAAGATTTATTTCTGAAACAAGTTTATCCTCTAATATCTCATGGGTCCTGAAACGCATCTGAGACAATTGTCGTTATAGGCATATTACTGAAGATGAAGGAGTCTTTCCTAGAGAAACACATGTCCAGAAGGAAGTAGGTGCATGGAATAATTTGGTAGGCATTCTTCACAGAACTAAAAAGAATTTTCTTGGAAATCATATGGAGCAGAAGAGCAGTAGTACTCATGCATTAGCTTCCACTTCTGATCTTAAGGATTCTGATAATGTTGTATCTGCTGATAGTCATGATAGCGGAAGTAAGAATAACCTTAAGATTACAATTCATTCAGAAAAGACATCTGTAGCTGATAAGGAAGAAAATGTCGACAGTGAAACATCTCAGTCTTCTTATGCAGACACGAGTGAACCTTTGGAGGTTGTTAATATGAAAAACACTTCAAATTCTGCTGCGCCTGAAGAATTATTAAATGTTTCCTCAAAagaatgtgaagaaatcactgaCCACAGAGTAAAGGGCATGTCTTTTGGTGCCTCATCTATCTGCGGAAAAGCCAATTGCAATGACGGTGTTCAACTTATTAACATTTGCCACCATTCAGAGTTAGTTGAGAAAGAGAGAGAACCATTGCTAGCTGAGGAACCATCATCAAGTGTACAAATCAATTCTAGTGGAGAGATCCTGTCAAAATCTGAGGAAGACATTATGGAGTCGTATAAATTTTCGTCAAATTTGAAACTTGAAAGGAGTGATACCTCTGATTCATCTTGTGGCTCAGAGAAGGTGGCCAACTTAGTAGATGTTTCTCAGGAAAAGAGGAATAATGAATCAGAGTTGGAGGGTAAGAATGACCAAATGCAAAGAGAGGAAGTAATATCAGACATTGTTTCAATATTTGAGAAGAAAGGAACATCCAATCTCGAGCAGGTTGCATATTCTAATAGTTTCTTGCTGAGCGAAGTAACCAACAAATGGCGGGATGTTCTTGTAAAAAAATCAGTTTCCTCTGCTAATGAACACCGCCCAGCCGAAGACATCTCTAGTCCTATCTTAATAAAGTCCAAAATGGAGGAAATTTCATCAGTATCCAGTAATTCTTTTCAGATGATGAGTTTAGGGGATCACGACGTGGAGGCTGATCATGGAGCAGGAGATCAGGTTATCTACCCAAAGAGTGAACAATCTGTATCTAGAGAGTTTGAGCATCTTAGTGAAACTTCTCAGAATACATTCGGAAAGAGTGGTGTCATAAAGAGCTTAATAGAATGTATCAGCGATCTGCCGCCCCGGGAGCCATCTGTTGATAGGACTGAGGAAAATGTTGTCGACAGAAGTTTTGACAGTTCTAGGGAAAGAAGTGCAAATAGCAGTATTGAAGCAGAAACTGATAAGCAGACATTTGACAGGAAAAAAAGTAAGACTTCATCTCAGGGTGTGGTTGGAAAGAAGGAAAAGAGTAGGCGATCTAACACAGTCCTCGAATATCTCAACAGTGGAGTTGATTTCTGCAAGTCAATAGAAACTAAGGGTGAGAATGCCTCTTTTTCTGAAAATTTATCTGATGAAAACAAAGTGACGGTAAAGTTTGTGAACTTAAAAGCTACAGAAAGTGATGT
Protein-coding sequences here:
- the LOC104089098 gene encoding probable GPI-anchored adhesin-like protein PGA55 isoform X2 — encoded protein: MAVEIFEKKHITEDEGVFPRETHVQKEVGAWNNLVGILHRTKKNFLGNHMEQKSSSTHALASTSDLKDSDNVVSADSHDSGSKNNLKITIHSEKTSVADKEENVDSETSQSSYADTSEPLEVVNMKNTSNSAAPEELLNVSSKECEEITDHRVKGMSFGASSICGKANCNDGVQLINICHHSELVEKEREPLLAEEPSSSVQINSSGEILSKSEEDIMESYKFSSNLKLERSDTSDSSCGSEKVANLVDVSQEKRNNESELEGKNDQMQREEVISDIVSIFEKKGTSNLEQVAYSNSFLLSEVTNKWRDVLVKKSVSSANEHRPAEDISSPILIKSKMEEISSVSSNSFQMMSLGDHDVEADHGAGDQVIYPKSEQSVSREFEHLSETSQNTFGKSGVIKSLIECISDLPPREPSVDRTEENVVDRSFDSSRERSANSSIEAETDKQTFDRKKSKTSSQGVVGKKEKSRRSNTVLEYLNSGVDFCKSIETKGENASFSENLSDENKVTVKFVNLKATESDVSNAFKKFGAIKKVVFPSVKSTKFKVAHVYFESEEGRQKALETSDVSIAKVVLVLEATSAPKGGERMCIPDLIGCPDVPTTLVKHPSRTAMIKNLKHNVSFHDIENALAFCRSNITGIFFGSSSSIAYVEFETVEDKEIAVEKASLIVLGERLPILRIDTPRTTTIRISNIHFPLSKLVSVCRSLGNVREILQRASNIVDVRFDFTEWPRMLKILNRLNGVQVDGCQLVAKPAPVYSPNVLSVLWSQSEGRRHLKTTFNDMLLKLGGRGEGAVAMTEVVDKFYTDAQER
- the LOC104089098 gene encoding probable GPI-anchored adhesin-like protein PGA55 isoform X1 codes for the protein MTLSRLLLPRLRSRINILECRRWCSSVNNKGEISQSLKTSEVAEQQNAMAVEIFEKKHITEDEGVFPRETHVQKEVGAWNNLVGILHRTKKNFLGNHMEQKSSSTHALASTSDLKDSDNVVSADSHDSGSKNNLKITIHSEKTSVADKEENVDSETSQSSYADTSEPLEVVNMKNTSNSAAPEELLNVSSKECEEITDHRVKGMSFGASSICGKANCNDGVQLINICHHSELVEKEREPLLAEEPSSSVQINSSGEILSKSEEDIMESYKFSSNLKLERSDTSDSSCGSEKVANLVDVSQEKRNNESELEGKNDQMQREEVISDIVSIFEKKGTSNLEQVAYSNSFLLSEVTNKWRDVLVKKSVSSANEHRPAEDISSPILIKSKMEEISSVSSNSFQMMSLGDHDVEADHGAGDQVIYPKSEQSVSREFEHLSETSQNTFGKSGVIKSLIECISDLPPREPSVDRTEENVVDRSFDSSRERSANSSIEAETDKQTFDRKKSKTSSQGVVGKKEKSRRSNTVLEYLNSGVDFCKSIETKGENASFSENLSDENKVTVKFVNLKATESDVSNAFKKFGAIKKVVFPSVKSTKFKVAHVYFESEEGRQKALETSDVSIAKVVLVLEATSAPKGGERMCIPDLIGCPDVPTTLVKHPSRTAMIKNLKHNVSFHDIENALAFCRSNITGIFFGSSSSIAYVEFETVEDKEIAVEKASLIVLGERLPILRIDTPRTTTIRISNIHFPLSKLVSVCRSLGNVREILQRASNIVDVRFDFTEWPRMLKILNRLNGVQVDGCQLVAKPAPVYSPNVLSVLWSQSEGRRHLKTTFNDMLLKLGGRGEGAVAMTEVVDKFYTDAQER